The Lemur catta isolate mLemCat1 chromosome 6, mLemCat1.pri, whole genome shotgun sequence sequence ggtgatctcaaactcctggcctcaagtgacccttccacctctgcctctcaaaatgttgggattacaggcgtgggttACCGTGCCCGGCtgggaaatatttcttaatacTCAAATACATTAACTGTAAAGGAAAAGCTTAATAAATTAGACAGCATCTGTTCATCAAAATACAAGCCACAGAATGGAAGGAagtatttataacatatataactGACAAAGGACGTCTCcaagatatataaagaactactaatcaatttttttcaaaacactttttttttttttttgagacagggtctcgctctgttgcccttgctagagtgcagtggcatcatcaaagctcactgcaacctcaaactcctgggctcagttcTCCTGtagtctcccaaatagctggcaCTATAGGTATGTGTCAccgtgtccagctaattttttctattttttgtagagatggggtcttgctcttgtgcaggctggtcttgaactcctgacctcaagcaatcctcccaccttggcctcccaaaatgctaggattacaggcatgagccaccactcctggccaaaAAAAATGccttaacaataaaaattataaatgtgaactAGAGAGTTGAACTAACACTTCACAAAAAAGGAAGTCCATAAGATCAATAAActtatgaaaacatgctcaaccttattagtaatcagagaaatgcaaattaaagccataatAAGGCCTCGCCTGGTGCCtcacactgtaatcctagcattctgggaggctgaggcaggaggatcacataagcccaggagtttgaggttgctgtgagctatgattatgccactgcactccagcatggggtgacaaagcaagactctgtctcaataaataaattaattaattaaagaaagaaagagacaaagaaaagaaaggaagtgacTGCCATAGAAGTTGGAGTACTACTTAACTCTGGTGAGGAGGGAGTGGTGTATGATTAGGCAGGGACACACAGGTCCTAGAGTACTGGCAAAGGTCTTTGATTTGGCCTGGATGGTGGTTATTGTCTTTGTAAGTATTTCTCTGTAAGTATTCATTATATTTGATGCTTTGTTGCACTTCTctttttgtgtgatatattttatcataaaattggCTTTAAGAAGCATTTAATTCAATACTTACACATGAcaaactcttagcaaactaggaatagaagtgGTCTTCCTTAACTTGTAAAAGTTACCGCGACATTTTAGAcgagatgatttttttaaaagttatttaaaaaaacactacaGCAAACACCATTCTCACTTGGAAAACGTTGGAAGTGTTTACTTTAAAAccaggaacaaaacaaagatgccaGCTAATGCTGCTTGTATTCAACATTATACCAAAGGTCCTGGCTAgcacaagaaaaggaaattaaagggcTAGCACTAGAAAAGAGAGAGCATACTGCCATCATGTGCAGATGACGTGATTGCCTttgtagaaaattcagaaaagtctatagaaaaattattatacagaAGAGAGAGCTTATCAAGGTTATTGGCTCTAAAATCAATACTGCAAATCAattacacttctttttttttttaaggtgaaaatatatttagaattggcGAATTGGCCAGTTGGACTGTTGGACTCAGTTTAGATGATCCCAATTTTGTTGGCAACGTCCAAAGCATCGTAATTGGGAGCCAGTTGAACATATGCCTTCTTCTCTCCATCAGGCCTGATCAGGGTGTTGACTTTGGCCACATCAATGTCATAGAGCTTCTTCACAGCCTGTTTGATCTGGTGCTTATTGGCTTTGACATCCACAATGAACACAAGTGTGTTGCTGTCTTCTATCTTCTTGATGGCAGACTCAGTTGTCAAGGGGAACTTGATGATGGCATAGTGATCAAGCTTGTTTCTCCCGGGGGCGCTCTTCCGAGGATATTTGGGCTGCCTCCGGAGCCTCAGTGTCTTTGGCCGCCGGAAGGTGGGTGACGTAcggatcttcttttttttgtggCTGTGGACGTCTTTTAGCACTGCCTTCTTGGCCTTCAAAGCCTTTGCTTTGGCTTCGGctttgggaggggcaggagcttccttctttgctttcGGCGCCATCTTGTGAAAAGGCCAATTACACTTCTATATGCCAGCAAAAAACACTTTGAAGATGTAAccttaaaaaatatcatttgaggccaggtgccgtgcctcatgcctataatcccagcactttgggagtctgagacaggacaatcatttgagcccagaaattagaggttacagtaagctatgatcatgtcactgcaccaGCCTGGCTGACaaagcaagaccatgtctctgaAAAACATTATAGAAcctagaaacaaataaaacataagaCCTGCATTATCTGTACACagaaaatcattatataaaacttcactgaaagacattaaagatctaaataaatggagagatatccCAAATGCATGATAGGATGTTTTGATATAAAAAAAGTTAtcaggctgggtgctgtggctcatgcatgtaatcctagcactttgggaggccaaggcgagtggatggtttgagctcaggagttcaagaccagcctgagcaagagcgagaccctgtctctaccaaaaaaattgaaagaaattatctggacaactaaaaatatatagaaaaaattagccgggcatggtggcgcatgcctgtagtcccagatactggggaggctgaggcagaaggattgcttgagcccaggagtttgaggttgctgtgagctaggctgacaccatggcactctagcccgggcaacagagtgagactctgtctcaaaaaaaaaaaaagaaaaatagatccTTTAATAACAGACCATACACATAAATCAATTCTAGGTGGACTTAGGACTTAAGAATAAAGAGCAAAAGTTTAAAATCTTTTGAAGGctgtataagaaaatattttctgactaGGAGGGTAGAAAGTGATTTTTTATATAcaagatacaaaaaaatataatcataaaatgaaGAGTTGATAATTATGcacatattaaaattaagaacttctaataattaaaatatatcatgaaaaaaGTGAAACGAAGGTCACAGATATCTTCACAAAGGAGCAGATATTTGCAACATATTTAACTGGCAAAAAGATTAGTATCCAGACTATGTAAagaactacaaatcaataagaaaaacacaagCCACCCAAATGATCAAGCATTTCCCCAAAGAGGAAATTCAAAAgactaataaatatattaaaagatgttcaactgcattagtaattagagaaatgccaaataaaatcacaatgagatactactgcaTATCTACTAGATTAGCAAAAATTAAGAAGTCTAAAAATGCAAGTATTGGAGAGAATGTAGACGAATGTATTGATGGTAGGAGAGTAAATTGAAAActatttgggccgggcgcggtggctcacgcctgtaatcctagcactctgggaggccgaggcgggtggattgtttgagctcaggagttcgagaccagcctgagcaagagcgagaccccgtctctactaaaaatagaaagaaattagccaaacaactaaaaatagaaaaaattagccaggcatggtggcacatgcctgtagtcccagctactcgggaggctgaggcaggaggatcaggagtgtgaggttgctgtgagcgaggccgacgccatggcactctagcccgggcaacagagtgagactctgtctcaaaaaaaaaaaaaaagaaagaaagaaagaaaactatttggcATTCTCTCTCAAAGATaattatccattttctttttcttttcttttcttttttttttttttttttttttttttgagacagagtgtcactttgttgcccgggctagagtgagtgccgtggcatcagcctagctcacagcaacctcagactcctgggcttaagcgatcctactgcctcagcctccctagtagctgggactacaggcatgagccaccatgcccggctaatttttttgtatatatatttttcgttggccagataatttctttctatttttagtagagacggggtctcactcttgctcaggctggtctcgaactcctgacctcgagcgatccacccgcctcggcctcccagagctaggattacaggcgtgagccaccgcgcccggcctctttttcttttctttttttttatagacagggtctcgctctgtcacccaggctggtgatCACACCACCCAGTGGCgcgtggtgtgatcatagttcactgtatcctggaactcctgggctcaagtgatcctcccacctcggccttccaaagtgttgggattataggtgtgagccaccgtgccaggcccaaAGATGATTATTCTTATACCTCCCAACCTAGTAGTCTCACTCCTAGGTATACGCCCTAGAGAAACTCTTGCACATAAACAGAAGACAAATACAATATTGTTCACAGCAACAatgtttataatagtaaaaaaaaaaaaaagaaataaaaggtaataGTTCATAAACCCATCAACAGAAAAGGCAAATTATGATATATTAGGTGCATTCACACGGTGGCACATTATATTCCAGTGGAAGCATATGAACTCCAGctacatgcaacaatatggataagTCCTGGAAGTATAATAGTGAGTGAGGAAAGTAGCAACTTGGAATAAAATCAGGCGTGCCTAAGGTCTTCAGAGGACAGAGGATGCTCATTCCCTTTGCCTTCCCTTGGCTGCCTacatgtgtaaaaaaaaaatagtgagagAGTCATATTAATTTGtgagaaaattatatttgataaacaacagaataattttaaaaattgatggcATAGTGATTataaggaggaggcagagggatgggaggaggggggaCCCCCCCTTTCTAGTCCTTGGGTTGGGTGGTGGGTTCACaggcttaattttattttcttattgcacTTGCACCAATAACACCCTTTCTTAAATTCTATAGCTTTAAAACAAAGCTAGCTGTCTCCTATAACAATCACCACCTTGCCAGTATACTCTTCTTCAGGAGTATCTTGCCACTTCTTAGCACCTGCTGTATTTGAAAATCAACTTGTCAAGTTCCACAGGATTTCGATTGGAATTAATTCCTTTATAACTAACATACATATTGTAACTTGTGTGTCAAATGATAAATACGtcaggtacttagagtagtcaaaatcgtAGAAACAGATAGTAGGGTGGGGGTTGGCAG is a genomic window containing:
- the LOC123640112 gene encoding 60S ribosomal protein L23a-like; translation: MAPKAKKEAPAPPKAEAKAKALKAKKAVLKDVHSHKKKKIRTSPTFRRPKTLRLRRQPKYPRKSAPGRNKLDHYAIIKFPLTTESAIKKIEDSNTLVFIVDVKANKHQIKQAVKKLYDIDVAKVNTLIRPDGEKKAYVQLAPNYDALDVANKIGII